One Spinacia oleracea cultivar Varoflay chromosome 4, BTI_SOV_V1, whole genome shotgun sequence DNA segment encodes these proteins:
- the LOC110774890 gene encoding uncharacterized protein isoform X3 produces the protein MVMLQSEQQGGESSKDPYDEVMGKDKHKGHLRHHGSSMTKSKMQRTGKKSSYTLPEDLLYNVKVNLTREVAQDVASLVLSQIKAANPDISLVIPDFGVTPVKMVRKMEEFLLKLLQNIRIEELKKGNQCLSPVPIRPIVQHNALKTEICGGISRTFTIY, from the exons ATGGTGATGTTACAATCTGAACAACAAGGCGGGGAATCATCTAAAGATCCTTATGATGAAGTGATGGGTAAGGATAAGCACAAAGGACatttacgccatcatggatcaAGCATGACCAAGTCTAAGATGCAAAGAACAGGAAAGAAGTCAAGTTATACCCTTCCTGAAGATTTATTATACAACGTGAAAGTGAATTTGACTAGGGAAGTTGCACAAGATGTTGCATCTCTTGTACTTTCTCAAATTAAGGCGGCTAATCCCGATATTAGTCTTGTCATTCCTGATTTTGGAGTAACCCCGGTCAAAATGGTGAGAAAGATGGAAGAGTTTCTTCTAAAACTACTTCAGAACATCAG aattgaagaattgaAGAAAGGCAACCAATGTCTTTCCCCTGTGCCGATAAGACCCATAGTACAACATAATGCATTGAAGACTGAAATATGCGGTGGAATTTCACGTACTTTTACTATTTACTAG
- the LOC110774890 gene encoding uncharacterized protein isoform X2: MHHKQAVASLAIKQLFWDQEKMVMLQSEQQGGESSKDPYDEVMGKDKHKGHLRHHGSSMTKSKMQRTGKKSSYTLPEDLLYNVKVNLTREVAQDVASLVLSQIKAANPDISLVIPDFGVTPVKMVRKMEEFLLKLLQNIRKPGIRTLLRSGDVLNLSKAVLS; the protein is encoded by the exons ATGCATCACAAGCAGGCTGTAGCCAGTCTAGCCATTAAGCAGCTGTTTTGGGACCAG GAGAAGATGGTGATGTTACAATCTGAACAACAAGGCGGGGAATCATCTAAAGATCCTTATGATGAAGTGATGGGTAAGGATAAGCACAAAGGACatttacgccatcatggatcaAGCATGACCAAGTCTAAGATGCAAAGAACAGGAAAGAAGTCAAGTTATACCCTTCCTGAAGATTTATTATACAACGTGAAAGTGAATTTGACTAGGGAAGTTGCACAAGATGTTGCATCTCTTGTACTTTCTCAAATTAAGGCGGCTAATCCCGATATTAGTCTTGTCATTCCTGATTTTGGAGTAACCCCGGTCAAAATGGTGAGAAAGATGGAAGAGTTTCTTCTAAAACTACTTCAGAACATCAG GAAACCTGGCATTCGTACCTTGCTTCGATCTGGCGACGTCCTCAACTTATCAAAGGCGGTGCTGTCATAA
- the LOC110774890 gene encoding uncharacterized protein isoform X1 produces the protein MHHKQAVASLAIKQLFWDQEKMVMLQSEQQGGESSKDPYDEVMGKDKHKGHLRHHGSSMTKSKMQRTGKKSSYTLPEDLLYNVKVNLTREVAQDVASLVLSQIKAANPDISLVIPDFGVTPVKMVRKMEEFLLKLLQNIRIEELKKGNQCLSPVPIRPIVQHNALKTEICGGISRTFTIY, from the exons ATGCATCACAAGCAGGCTGTAGCCAGTCTAGCCATTAAGCAGCTGTTTTGGGACCAG GAGAAGATGGTGATGTTACAATCTGAACAACAAGGCGGGGAATCATCTAAAGATCCTTATGATGAAGTGATGGGTAAGGATAAGCACAAAGGACatttacgccatcatggatcaAGCATGACCAAGTCTAAGATGCAAAGAACAGGAAAGAAGTCAAGTTATACCCTTCCTGAAGATTTATTATACAACGTGAAAGTGAATTTGACTAGGGAAGTTGCACAAGATGTTGCATCTCTTGTACTTTCTCAAATTAAGGCGGCTAATCCCGATATTAGTCTTGTCATTCCTGATTTTGGAGTAACCCCGGTCAAAATGGTGAGAAAGATGGAAGAGTTTCTTCTAAAACTACTTCAGAACATCAG aattgaagaattgaAGAAAGGCAACCAATGTCTTTCCCCTGTGCCGATAAGACCCATAGTACAACATAATGCATTGAAGACTGAAATATGCGGTGGAATTTCACGTACTTTTACTATTTACTAG